One part of the Phacochoerus africanus isolate WHEZ1 chromosome 7, ROS_Pafr_v1, whole genome shotgun sequence genome encodes these proteins:
- the LOC125131228 gene encoding killer cell lectin-like receptor subfamily E member 1 isoform X2 produces MDEEPISYSTLHQNSQQRHTRKNNVKPKFGPNELPLTKKELKHQKPCNTQHRNIAEDVNDTASSKQSPLIIQQKEKLCLGPHHSCPKNWVWFRCNCYYISKEELTWKDSQRACSSLNSSLIRINREEMHFFSLKYFFWIGVYYNGIDRHWLWENDSLLPSDMFDLPTPQSLQACLSYKSREAYESESCENKQNYICKNHLIYSINSQERRALLLSNLMS; encoded by the exons ATGGATGAAGAACCCATAAGTTATAGTACACTACACCAGAATTCTCAGCAGAGGCACACAcgaaaaaataatgttaaaccTAAATTTGGTCCAAATGAATTGCCATTAACCAAAAAAGAGCTGAAACACCAGAAACCTTGTAACACACAGCACAGAAATATAGCAGAAGATGTCAATGACACAG CATCTTCCAAACAATCTCCTCTCATAATCCAGCAAAA AGAGAAACTGTGTCTGGGACCTCATCATTCTTGTCCAAAGAATTGGGTTTGGTTCCGATGCAATTGTTACTACATCTCCAAGGAAGAGTTAACTTGGAAAGACAGTCAACGTGCCTGTTCATCTCTAAATTCCAGTCTCATTAGGATAAACAGAGAGGAGATG catttcttctctttaaaatatttcttttggattGGAGTCTACTACAATGGGATTGACCGGCACTGGTTGTGGGAAAATGATTCACTTCTGCCCTCTGATAT GTTTGATCTTCCTACACCTCAATCACTACAGGCCTGTCTATCTTACAAATCAAGAGAAGCTTATGAAAGTGAAAGTTGTGAAAATAAACAGAACTACATTTGTAAGAATCACCTTATTTATTCCATAAATTCACAGGAAAGAAGGGCATTACTCTTATCTAACCTTATGTCTTGA
- the LOC125131228 gene encoding killer cell lectin-like receptor subfamily E member 1 isoform X1, translating to MDEEPISYSTLHQNSQQRHTRKNNVKPKFGPNELPLTKKELKHQKPCNTQHRNIAEDVNDTVLSGDVSPLPWRLISSVLGVMCLFLTAVAIAVVVLTASTSSKQSPLIIQQKEKLCLGPHHSCPKNWVWFRCNCYYISKEELTWKDSQRACSSLNSSLIRINREEMHFFSLKYFFWIGVYYNGIDRHWLWENDSLLPSDMFDLPTPQSLQACLSYKSREAYESESCENKQNYICKNHLIYSINSQERRALLLSNLMS from the exons ATGGATGAAGAACCCATAAGTTATAGTACACTACACCAGAATTCTCAGCAGAGGCACACAcgaaaaaataatgttaaaccTAAATTTGGTCCAAATGAATTGCCATTAACCAAAAAAGAGCTGAAACACCAGAAACCTTGTAACACACAGCACAGAAATATAGCAGAAGATGTCAATGACACAG TTCTCTCAGGAGACGTCTCACCTCTTCCATGGAGGCTGATTTCTAGTGTGCTGGGTGTCATGTGCCTTTTCCTAACGGCTGTAGCCATTGCAGTGGTTGTTTTGACTGCAAGCA CATCTTCCAAACAATCTCCTCTCATAATCCAGCAAAA AGAGAAACTGTGTCTGGGACCTCATCATTCTTGTCCAAAGAATTGGGTTTGGTTCCGATGCAATTGTTACTACATCTCCAAGGAAGAGTTAACTTGGAAAGACAGTCAACGTGCCTGTTCATCTCTAAATTCCAGTCTCATTAGGATAAACAGAGAGGAGATG catttcttctctttaaaatatttcttttggattGGAGTCTACTACAATGGGATTGACCGGCACTGGTTGTGGGAAAATGATTCACTTCTGCCCTCTGATAT GTTTGATCTTCCTACACCTCAATCACTACAGGCCTGTCTATCTTACAAATCAAGAGAAGCTTATGAAAGTGAAAGTTGTGAAAATAAACAGAACTACATTTGTAAGAATCACCTTATTTATTCCATAAATTCACAGGAAAGAAGGGCATTACTCTTATCTAACCTTATGTCTTGA